One window of Hylemonella gracilis genomic DNA carries:
- a CDS encoding DUF1398 domain-containing protein, producing the protein MNPTTLSAIESTFAASKAGSIHFGQVVDRLMAAGVEAYHVDYRAARVTYYLPDDETHTLGFEPPAVPVAPAFNAEGMVAAIRGAQAGTVKYPEFKRLSQAAGCASYTVWIAGRHVTYYGRKGEMHVERFPD; encoded by the coding sequence ATGAACCCCACCACCCTCTCCGCCATCGAATCCACCTTCGCCGCGTCCAAGGCCGGCAGCATCCACTTCGGCCAGGTCGTCGACCGCTTGATGGCTGCCGGGGTGGAGGCCTACCACGTGGATTACCGCGCCGCCCGCGTCACCTATTACCTGCCCGACGATGAAACGCACACACTCGGTTTCGAACCGCCCGCCGTGCCCGTGGCCCCTGCTTTCAACGCCGAGGGCATGGTGGCCGCCATCCGCGGCGCGCAAGCCGGCACCGTGAAGTACCCGGAATTCAAGCGTCTTTCGCAAGCCGCGGGCTGCGCGAGCTACACGGTCTGGATCGCGGGCCGTCACGTCACCTACTACGGCCGCAAGGGCGAGATGCACGTGGAGCGGTTTCCAGACTGA
- a CDS encoding MarR family winged helix-turn-helix transcriptional regulator: MARAATKPTRTETVSPLEAHLGFWLRFVSNHVSARFAELLAAHGISVSEWTALRTLHDRTETRHAALIEALGMTKGAASKIVTRLEAKGLAERRLAEDSARDQVLTLTSQGRRLVPLLAALADANEAHFFGHLKAAERQALVDSMRALVAHHGLESVPVD, translated from the coding sequence ATGGCCAGAGCAGCAACAAAACCCACGCGCACCGAAACCGTCAGCCCGCTCGAAGCCCACCTTGGCTTCTGGTTGCGCTTCGTCTCCAACCACGTGTCCGCGCGCTTTGCCGAACTGCTCGCAGCACACGGCATATCGGTCAGTGAGTGGACCGCCCTGCGCACCCTGCACGACCGCACGGAGACCCGCCATGCCGCGCTGATCGAGGCCCTGGGCATGACCAAGGGCGCCGCCTCCAAGATCGTGACCCGGCTGGAGGCCAAGGGCCTGGCCGAACGCCGTCTGGCCGAGGACAGCGCGCGCGATCAGGTGTTAACCCTGACGTCGCAGGGCCGGCGCCTGGTCCCGCTGCTGGCCGCCCTGGCCGACGCCAACGAGGCGCATTTCTTCGGCCACCTCAAGGCAGCGGAACGCCAGGCCCTGGTGGACAGCATGCGCGCCCTGGTCGCTCACCACGGGCTCGAGTCCGTTCCGGTGGACTGA
- the modC gene encoding molybdenum ABC transporter ATP-binding protein encodes MTTVATLLDELFHVRLSLARADFDLNVDLTLPARGITVLYGPSGSGKTSVLRCVAGLERARSATGQGQETPARVVVGGEVWQDEARGVFLPTHRRPLGYVFQEASLFEHLDVHGNLQYGLKRSWRGALLAQGRRALDEAVALLGIEHLLARRVQQLSGGERQRVAIARALATGPRLLLLDEPLAALDAARRQDILPWLERLRDKLRLPMLYVTHSADELARLAAHLVVLERGQVRAAGPVAQVLAALDSPLVVGEDAGALLQGTVLERDAAWHLARVGFAGGELSVRDEGLPVGREVRLRVLARDVSLALAEPRQTSIQNLLPAVVDAIAPDAHASQVLVRLRCGESLLLARITRRACEALGLCPGLPVWAQVKSAALVR; translated from the coding sequence ATGACGACCGTCGCGACCCTGCTGGATGAGCTCTTCCACGTGCGCCTGAGTCTGGCGCGCGCGGACTTTGATCTGAATGTGGACCTCACGCTGCCCGCGCGCGGCATCACCGTGCTCTATGGGCCTTCGGGTTCGGGCAAGACCAGCGTGCTGCGCTGCGTGGCCGGACTGGAGCGCGCGCGATCGGCCACCGGGCAGGGGCAAGAGACGCCCGCCCGCGTGGTCGTGGGCGGCGAGGTCTGGCAGGACGAGGCGAGGGGCGTCTTCCTGCCCACGCACCGTCGGCCCCTGGGTTATGTGTTTCAAGAAGCCAGCCTGTTTGAACACCTCGATGTGCACGGCAATTTGCAGTACGGGCTCAAGAGGAGTTGGCGCGGTGCGCTCCTGGCCCAAGGCCGGCGCGCGCTGGACGAGGCCGTGGCCTTGCTGGGCATCGAGCACTTGCTCGCGCGGCGGGTGCAGCAACTGTCCGGCGGCGAGCGCCAGCGGGTGGCGATCGCGCGGGCCCTGGCCACCGGGCCGCGCCTGCTGTTGCTGGACGAGCCGCTCGCCGCGCTCGACGCTGCGCGCCGTCAGGACATCCTGCCCTGGCTGGAGCGCTTGCGCGACAAACTGCGCCTGCCCATGCTCTACGTCACCCATTCGGCCGACGAACTGGCGCGGCTGGCCGCGCACCTCGTGGTGCTGGAACGCGGACAGGTGCGCGCGGCCGGTCCGGTGGCCCAGGTGCTGGCTGCCCTCGACAGCCCGCTGGTGGTGGGCGAGGACGCGGGGGCCTTGCTGCAAGGCACCGTGCTGGAGCGCGATGCAGCCTGGCATCTGGCCCGGGTCGGCTTCGCGGGCGGCGAACTGAGCGTGCGCGACGAGGGCCTGCCCGTGGGCCGCGAGGTGCGCCTGCGCGTGCTGGCCCGCGATGTCAGCCTGGCCTTGGCCGAGCCGCGCCAGACCAGCATCCAGAACCTGTTGCCGGCCGTGGTGGACGCCATCGCGCCGGACGCCCATGCCTCGCAAGTGCTGGTGCGCCTGCGCTGCGGCGAATCCCTGCTGCTGGCGCGCATCACCCGCCGTGCCTGCGAGGCCTTGGGCTTGTGCCCGGGGCTGCCGGTCTGGGCGCAGGTGAAGTCGGCCGCGCTGGTGCGTTGA
- a CDS encoding putative bifunctional diguanylate cyclase/phosphodiesterase yields the protein MSRFGPPTLRELRADIAAMYDGDGPEAARLRGAHLSSVIRLTPPLMFANFGSGALAVWSFAPDIPLGLWIWMAALCTVCGLAMLNWVRRRGRQVLTASPRSVRRATLHALLLASAWGTLPLLWFGGSTIDQQLPLVALISGMLGAGSFVLSPLPYASLAWAAAISLGSIGALINADSASAAKVGLLVSLYAPIVVIGSLVSWYKSTALLRAQAQSARQEQMLSVLLQDFEQNAGDALWETDPAGRLRHASKRLRELLGLPIKAREPDALLELLSQRCRTCADALGRQLASGQPFRDLRLSIQDERGTVHLLMNGKPLSDENGNFLGWRGVVSDVSEKVLHEETLRRLAHTDSLTGLANRFLLRDRLNRLIVQKHPLALLAIDLDRFKTVNDNHGHSAGDAVLQAVSERLRARLPADALLARLGGDEFAVVLSTPADMAMVEVLAQRVVDSLSEPMEIGSRILRVGASVGLTTRHNEPVSLDGLLVQADMAMYAAKDAGRGRWARYTPLLGEHSRRQLAIEQGLRTALERGELVLHWQAKLDLASSHITGAEALMRWTHPTLGPIGPFEFIAVAEQCGLIDAMGQWALREACRAGTQELAGLTVAVNVSPAQLQSGHFLNQLRDALNTSGMDPGRLELEITESVFMEDAEQALRLLRDIRQTGVRLALDDFGTGYSSLSYLRSFPFDTLKIDRSFVTELLSREQSRAIVRMIAELAATLGMRTVAEGVETAEQMQAVRAAGCDEVQGYLVSRPKPLAEFRRSFEMAAIARTPG from the coding sequence ATGTCCAGATTCGGTCCTCCGACCCTGCGCGAACTGCGAGCCGACATCGCCGCCATGTACGACGGCGACGGGCCCGAAGCCGCGCGTTTGCGCGGCGCGCACCTGAGTTCGGTGATCCGACTGACACCACCGCTGATGTTCGCCAACTTCGGCAGTGGCGCTCTGGCGGTGTGGTCGTTCGCACCGGATATCCCCCTCGGCCTCTGGATCTGGATGGCCGCGCTGTGCACGGTCTGCGGCTTGGCCATGCTCAACTGGGTGCGACGGCGGGGGCGGCAGGTGCTCACGGCCTCCCCACGCAGCGTGCGACGCGCCACCCTGCATGCCCTGTTGCTGGCCAGTGCCTGGGGCACGCTGCCACTGCTGTGGTTCGGAGGTTCGACCATCGACCAGCAGTTGCCCCTGGTCGCCCTGATCAGCGGCATGCTGGGTGCCGGCAGCTTCGTGCTCAGCCCCCTCCCCTACGCCAGCCTGGCCTGGGCGGCGGCCATTTCTCTGGGGTCCATCGGGGCGCTGATCAACGCCGACAGCGCGTCCGCCGCCAAAGTGGGCCTGCTGGTGAGCCTGTACGCGCCCATCGTCGTGATTGGCTCGCTGGTGAGCTGGTACAAGTCCACCGCGCTGCTGCGCGCGCAGGCGCAATCGGCACGGCAGGAACAGATGCTGTCTGTGCTCCTGCAGGACTTCGAGCAGAACGCGGGTGACGCCCTTTGGGAGACCGATCCGGCCGGACGATTGCGGCATGCCTCGAAACGCCTGCGCGAACTGCTGGGTCTGCCCATCAAGGCACGGGAACCCGATGCGCTGCTGGAACTGCTGTCGCAACGCTGCCGCACCTGCGCCGACGCGCTCGGCCGCCAGTTGGCGTCCGGTCAGCCCTTCCGCGACCTGCGCCTGTCCATCCAGGATGAACGTGGCACGGTGCACCTGCTGATGAACGGCAAGCCGCTGTCGGACGAGAACGGCAACTTCCTGGGCTGGCGGGGCGTGGTCAGCGACGTGAGCGAGAAAGTGCTGCACGAGGAAACGCTGCGGCGGCTGGCGCACACGGACTCGCTGACCGGTCTGGCCAACCGCTTCCTGCTGCGCGACAGGCTGAACCGGCTCATCGTGCAAAAACACCCCCTGGCCTTGCTCGCCATCGATCTGGATCGCTTCAAGACGGTGAACGACAACCACGGCCACAGTGCGGGCGACGCTGTGCTGCAGGCGGTCTCCGAGCGCCTGCGCGCGCGCTTGCCCGCGGACGCGCTGCTGGCGCGTCTGGGTGGTGACGAATTCGCGGTCGTGCTCTCGACCCCGGCCGACATGGCGATGGTGGAGGTTCTGGCCCAGCGCGTGGTGGACAGCTTGAGCGAACCGATGGAGATCGGCTCGCGCATCCTGCGCGTTGGCGCCAGCGTGGGCCTGACCACGCGCCACAACGAACCCGTGTCGCTGGACGGTCTGCTGGTGCAGGCCGACATGGCCATGTACGCGGCCAAGGACGCGGGCCGCGGACGCTGGGCGCGCTACACGCCCTTGCTGGGTGAGCACAGCCGACGGCAACTGGCGATCGAGCAGGGACTGCGCACCGCGTTGGAGCGGGGTGAATTGGTGCTGCACTGGCAGGCCAAGCTGGATCTCGCCTCCTCCCACATCACCGGCGCGGAAGCGCTGATGCGCTGGACCCATCCCACCCTCGGCCCCATCGGGCCCTTTGAATTCATCGCCGTGGCGGAACAGTGCGGCCTGATCGACGCCATGGGCCAGTGGGCGCTGCGCGAAGCCTGCCGCGCGGGCACCCAGGAACTGGCCGGACTGACCGTGGCAGTCAATGTGTCGCCCGCCCAATTGCAGAGTGGTCATTTTCTGAACCAGCTGCGCGACGCACTGAACACCTCGGGCATGGACCCGGGTCGGCTGGAACTGGAGATCACCGAATCCGTCTTCATGGAAGACGCCGAACAGGCCCTGCGCCTGCTGCGCGACATCCGCCAAACCGGCGTGCGCCTGGCGCTGGACGACTTCGGCACCGGCTACTCTTCCCTTTCTTATCTGCGCAGCTTCCCGTTCGACACCCTCAAGATCGATCGCTCCTTCGTGACGGAGCTGCTGTCCAGGGAGCAATCCCGTGCCATCGTGCGCATGATCGCCGAGCTGGCCGCCACGCTGGGCATGCGCACGGTGGCCGAGGGCGTGGAAACGGCGGAACAGATGCAGGCCGTGCGCGCGGCGGGCTGCGACGAGGTTCAGGGTTATCTGGTGTCACGCCCCAAGCCACTGGCGGAATTCCGACGCAGCTTCGAAATGGCCGCGATCGCGCGGACACCGGGCTGA
- a CDS encoding 2-dehydropantoate 2-reductase — translation MKILILGAGGIGGYFGARLIQAGADVTFLLRERRKQQVDSEGLKIETPRGPFSVQPRTVTAQAVGPDYDLILLTPKAYDLDSALASLARADGRGVLLPFLNGIDHLQALDARYGRARVMGGVAHIAAALTPEGVVKQLNDLHRLTVGPRDPAHESLARDFAALGTGAGYDSVHSEDIEQVLWDKWVFLATLAGMTTVCQGSVGEIVATSEGEALTRTMYAEACAVAQAEDHAVGAAAQNQALGMLTQPGSAFTASMLRDLQGGLPTEHEHILGALARRGRQLGVGVDLLRLAYSHMAVRAAQSQSQSQSQSRS, via the coding sequence ATGAAGATCTTGATCCTTGGCGCCGGCGGTATCGGCGGATATTTCGGCGCGCGCCTGATCCAGGCCGGCGCGGACGTCACCTTCTTGCTGCGCGAGCGGCGCAAGCAGCAGGTGGACAGCGAGGGCCTGAAGATCGAGACGCCGCGCGGCCCCTTCAGCGTGCAGCCGCGCACGGTGACGGCGCAGGCCGTGGGGCCGGACTATGACTTGATCCTGCTCACGCCCAAGGCCTATGACCTGGACAGCGCGCTGGCCTCGCTGGCGCGCGCCGACGGGCGCGGTGTTCTGCTGCCCTTCCTCAACGGCATCGACCACCTGCAGGCGCTGGATGCGCGCTACGGCCGCGCGCGCGTCATGGGCGGCGTGGCCCACATCGCGGCCGCGCTCACGCCCGAGGGCGTGGTGAAGCAGCTCAACGATCTGCACCGCCTGACCGTCGGGCCGCGCGACCCGGCCCATGAGTCCCTGGCGCGCGACTTCGCGGCCCTGGGCACGGGCGCCGGCTACGACAGCGTGCACAGCGAGGACATCGAACAGGTGCTGTGGGACAAATGGGTGTTCCTCGCCACGCTGGCGGGCATGACCACGGTCTGCCAGGGCTCGGTGGGCGAGATCGTGGCCACGAGCGAAGGCGAGGCCCTGACGCGCACCATGTACGCGGAGGCCTGCGCCGTGGCCCAGGCCGAGGACCACGCCGTCGGCGCGGCCGCGCAAAACCAGGCCCTGGGCATGCTGACGCAGCCGGGCTCGGCCTTCACGGCCTCGATGCTGCGCGACCTGCAAGGCGGGCTGCCGACCGAGCACGAGCACATCCTGGGCGCGCTGGCGCGCCGTGGCCGCCAGCTCGGCGTGGGCGTGGACCTGCTGCGCCTGGCCTACTCGCACATGGCGGTGCGGGCCGCGCAGTCGCAATCCCAATCCCAATCCCAATCGCGGTCGTAA
- a CDS encoding AraC family transcriptional regulator: MGFVFVDRLTDFLERFELRATLLHNGVLARPLQAEASEGAGRLYLLRQGAVELAGPGRRHCLLREPTLVFYACPQRHTLRPVGEARAHLLGALIEFGAGDENPLLQALDQPLCLPLADMQGVASLIDALFEEAAVRHCGQAAVLERLSEVLVVRLLRLAMERKLMDRGVMAGLADLRLARALTAIHAAPQSGWTLERMAARAGMSRSRFAGHFTAVMGMPAAEYLKRWRVGLAKRLLRAGRPVKQVALEVGYGSSASFGRAFGQVEGATPTAWLQGVRESAGA; encoded by the coding sequence TTGGGTTTTGTTTTTGTGGACCGCCTGACTGACTTTCTTGAGCGCTTCGAGCTGCGTGCCACCTTGCTGCACAACGGCGTGCTGGCGCGCCCCCTGCAAGCCGAGGCCTCGGAAGGCGCTGGCCGGCTGTACCTGCTGCGGCAGGGGGCGGTTGAGCTGGCCGGACCGGGCCGCCGCCACTGTCTTCTGCGCGAACCCACGCTGGTTTTTTATGCCTGTCCCCAGCGCCACACCCTGCGGCCGGTGGGGGAGGCGCGCGCCCACCTGCTCGGTGCCCTGATCGAATTCGGCGCGGGCGATGAAAACCCGCTTCTGCAAGCGCTGGATCAGCCCTTGTGCCTGCCCTTGGCCGACATGCAGGGCGTCGCTTCCTTGATCGATGCCTTGTTCGAGGAGGCTGCCGTCCGTCACTGCGGCCAGGCGGCGGTGCTGGAACGACTGTCCGAGGTGCTGGTCGTGCGCCTGCTGCGCCTGGCCATGGAACGCAAACTGATGGACCGGGGCGTCATGGCCGGGCTTGCTGATCTTCGCCTGGCGCGCGCGCTGACCGCCATCCACGCCGCGCCGCAGTCGGGCTGGACGCTGGAGCGCATGGCCGCGCGGGCGGGCATGTCGCGCTCGCGCTTCGCCGGGCACTTCACCGCGGTGATGGGCATGCCGGCGGCCGAGTACCTCAAGCGCTGGCGCGTGGGTTTGGCCAAGCGTCTCTTGCGCGCGGGCCGGCCGGTCAAGCAGGTTGCGCTGGAGGTGGGGTATGGCAGCTCGGCCAGCTTCGGGCGCGCCTTCGGACAGGTGGAAGGGGCCACGCCCACGGCCTGGTTGCAGGGCGTGCGCGAGTCCGCGGGCGCTTAA
- a CDS encoding EAL domain-containing protein: MRKDSSHGFNPTFPIDFVPLTGSARDCDDCGRAERVGFQFEYAFQPIVDVRARTVFAHEALVRGPAGEGAASVLAQVNEHNRYRFDQACRVKAIKAASELDIAESISVNFLPNAIYKPELCIRTTLEAARVHGFPVERIIFEVTEGERVEDGPWFADILREYKRCGFKTAIDDFGAGYAGLKLLSDFQPDLIKLDMDLIRGVHLDRPRQAIVRSMVALCEDMGIQLIAEGIETPAERDFLSDVGICLMQGYLFARPAFRSAARIDPAVFTSPAF, from the coding sequence ATGCGCAAGGATTCCAGCCACGGTTTCAATCCGACTTTTCCGATTGATTTTGTACCCCTGACCGGCAGCGCGCGCGACTGCGATGACTGTGGCCGGGCGGAGCGGGTGGGCTTCCAGTTCGAATACGCCTTTCAGCCCATCGTGGACGTTCGAGCCCGGACTGTTTTCGCGCACGAGGCGCTGGTGCGGGGGCCGGCGGGCGAGGGCGCGGCCAGCGTGCTGGCCCAGGTCAACGAGCACAACCGTTACCGCTTTGACCAGGCTTGCCGGGTCAAGGCGATCAAGGCGGCGAGCGAGCTGGACATTGCCGAATCCATCTCGGTCAATTTCCTGCCCAATGCCATCTACAAGCCCGAGCTGTGCATCCGCACCACGCTGGAAGCCGCGCGGGTGCACGGATTCCCGGTGGAGCGCATCATTTTCGAGGTGACCGAAGGCGAGCGCGTCGAGGACGGACCCTGGTTCGCCGACATCCTGCGGGAGTACAAGCGCTGCGGCTTCAAGACGGCCATCGACGATTTCGGCGCCGGCTACGCGGGGCTCAAGCTGCTGTCTGACTTCCAGCCCGACCTGATCAAGCTGGACATGGACCTGATTCGGGGCGTCCACCTTGACCGGCCACGTCAGGCCATCGTGCGCAGCATGGTGGCCTTGTGCGAGGACATGGGCATCCAACTCATCGCCGAGGGCATCGAAACTCCGGCTGAACGCGATTTCCTGAGCGATGTCGGCATCTGCCTGATGCAGGGGTATTTGTTTGCTCGCCCGGCTTTTCGTTCCGCTGCCCGGATCGATCCGGCGGTGTTCACGAGCCCGGCATTCTGA
- a CDS encoding TMEM165/GDT1 family protein: MEALLVSTGVVALAEIGDKTQLLAFILAARFKRPWPIIAGILVATVLNHALAGALGAWLTSLTSPQVLRWVLGLSFIAMAAWTLVPDKMDDDEGDSLAARRLGVFGATFVAFFLAEMGDKTQIATVAMAARYSDAFLVVMGTTLGMMLANVPAVLIGDKLAHKLPIRLVHGIAALIFAVLGVATLMGAGASLGF, from the coding sequence ATGGAAGCTCTCCTCGTCTCGACCGGCGTTGTCGCCCTCGCCGAAATCGGTGACAAGACCCAACTGCTGGCCTTCATCCTCGCCGCCCGCTTCAAGCGCCCCTGGCCCATCATCGCGGGCATCCTGGTCGCGACTGTGCTCAACCATGCCCTGGCGGGCGCGCTCGGCGCATGGCTCACCAGCCTGACCAGCCCGCAGGTGCTGCGCTGGGTGCTGGGCCTGTCCTTCATCGCCATGGCCGCCTGGACCCTGGTGCCCGACAAGATGGACGACGACGAAGGCGATTCCCTGGCCGCACGTCGGCTGGGTGTTTTTGGCGCCACCTTCGTCGCCTTCTTCCTGGCCGAGATGGGCGACAAGACCCAGATCGCGACCGTGGCCATGGCCGCGCGCTACAGTGATGCTTTCCTGGTCGTGATGGGCACCACCCTGGGCATGATGCTGGCCAACGTGCCCGCCGTGCTGATCGGCGACAAGCTCGCGCACAAACTGCCCATCCGCCTGGTGCATGGCATCGCGGCACTCATCTTCGCGGTGCTGGGTGTGGCGACCTTGATGGGGGCGGGCGCCAGTCTCGGGTTCTGA
- a CDS encoding DNA alkylation repair protein yields the protein MPRPTAPPEAQESAPLLKNLLDAQVLAQIADAAVQVHPAFDRKAFLARTRRGLDGLSIMARIAHAADGLRAHLPEDVPRALALLRRMAPHAPRGLPGLVLPEFVGRHGLDHFDLSLDALRELTPYSSAEFAVRPFLAQDPATALAHALRWAEDDNDHVRRLASEGTRPRLPWARRLPLFIAEPRHALPILERLRADPSDYVRRSVANHLNDIAKDHPEWMLDLLASWPTDQPETGWIAKHALRNLIKAGHPRALGLIGASADAQVALDHFKVKPATLQLGERLHLSLALRSTARETQNLVVDYAIHYVKKNGETSRKVFKWRTLPLDAGATLTLDKQQTVQDYTTRKHYPGVHTVEVLVNGVTVGTERFRLVTD from the coding sequence ATGCCCCGCCCCACCGCTCCCCCCGAAGCGCAGGAATCCGCCCCCCTGCTCAAGAACCTGCTCGACGCCCAGGTGCTGGCGCAGATCGCCGACGCCGCCGTGCAGGTGCACCCGGCTTTCGACCGCAAGGCCTTCCTGGCCCGCACACGGCGCGGCCTGGACGGCCTGTCCATCATGGCGCGCATCGCCCACGCGGCCGACGGCCTGCGCGCGCACCTGCCCGAGGACGTCCCGCGCGCCCTGGCCCTGCTGCGCCGCATGGCGCCGCACGCACCGCGCGGCCTGCCTGGCCTGGTGCTGCCCGAGTTCGTGGGTCGGCACGGCCTGGACCACTTCGATCTGTCGCTGGACGCGCTGCGCGAACTCACGCCCTACAGCAGCGCGGAATTCGCCGTTCGCCCCTTCCTCGCGCAAGACCCGGCCACCGCCCTGGCCCATGCCCTGCGTTGGGCCGAGGACGACAACGACCATGTGCGCCGCCTCGCCAGCGAAGGCACGCGCCCGCGCCTGCCCTGGGCGCGGCGCCTGCCGCTCTTCATCGCCGAACCCCGGCACGCCCTGCCCATCCTGGAACGGCTGCGCGCCGACCCCAGCGACTACGTGCGCCGCTCGGTGGCCAACCACCTCAACGACATCGCCAAGGATCATCCCGAGTGGATGCTGGACTTGCTGGCAAGCTGGCCCACGGACCAGCCCGAGACAGGCTGGATCGCCAAGCACGCGCTGCGCAACCTGATCAAGGCCGGCCACCCCCGCGCGCTCGGCCTCATCGGCGCGAGCGCCGACGCGCAAGTGGCGCTGGACCACTTCAAGGTGAAACCCGCCACGCTGCAACTGGGCGAACGCCTGCACCTGAGCCTGGCCCTGCGCTCCACCGCGCGCGAAACGCAAAACCTCGTGGTGGACTACGCCATCCACTACGTCAAGAAAAACGGCGAGACCAGCCGCAAGGTCTTCAAGTGGCGCACGCTGCCGCTGGACGCTGGCGCCACACTCACGCTGGACAAGCAACAGACCGTGCAGGACTACACCACGCGCAAGCACTACCCGGGCGTGCACACGGTGGAGGTGCTGGTGAATGGGGTGACTGTGGGAACGGAGCGGTTTCGTCTGGTGACGGACTGA
- a CDS encoding VOC family protein: protein MIDHIGLRTAQFERSKTFYTHALAPLGITPQVEYPGGVGYGRAGVPMFWIGQSEQAPSSMHLALTAPDPAAVRAFYQAALAAGASDNGAPGLRPDYHARYYAAFVIDPDGNNIEAVCHAA from the coding sequence ATGATCGACCACATCGGCTTGCGCACGGCCCAGTTCGAACGCAGCAAAACCTTCTATACCCATGCGCTGGCCCCACTGGGCATCACTCCCCAGGTGGAGTACCCCGGCGGCGTGGGCTACGGCCGCGCGGGTGTGCCCATGTTCTGGATCGGCCAGTCGGAACAGGCACCGTCCAGCATGCACTTGGCCCTCACCGCCCCCGACCCGGCCGCCGTGAGAGCGTTCTACCAGGCGGCCCTGGCTGCAGGCGCGAGTGACAATGGCGCCCCGGGCCTGCGGCCCGACTACCACGCGCGCTACTACGCAGCTTTTGTGATCGACCCGGACGGCAACAATATCGAAGCCGTCTGCCACGCAGCCTGA
- a CDS encoding DUF262 domain-containing protein, with protein MKIQCIERDIRQVLESGTYLIPRFQRPFSWEKEHVEEFWIDSTAEVKKDYFIGAFVSYNLSSSSYGLVDGQQRLTTITIALCAIRDKFIELGHDALGKGVHRLIETRDLNDQTQFVLKTETSYPFLQAKIQSLDKESSYIEAGQEEKALSVAYQTIAGYIKEGVDKAIENVHPSKAKDAGKKWLEQARNKLLALKVISITLDNQDDAYLIFETLNTRGKDLTAADLAKNHFLRLLPDKGKALDRPKDHWNEIQSTLDAAERPIEIKTFLHHYWLSKYPFTTEKRLFKAIKDEVTALNVKDLLDELRSDAVLYRGITEPGNLALWNKATRDIEDSLLCISGILNIQIANPLLLTVLRLYKAKLLKDGQVRELFSLVERYHFIFTTISAQPSSGGVSKMYAAHARDIANASDANSRGICIMDFKRKIVSKVPSREVFISKFKQLSYQNQRQREVIRYTLWRLDQKRNSAVDIDRSSTSIEHLMPLSGGSGNVHNIGNLLVVPVKFNGEVLGDKPFVQKKALLIKHGYALEPEIATAMAWTNAEIEQRTTRLAEYAYDTVWAIK; from the coding sequence ATGAAGATTCAATGCATAGAACGCGACATCCGTCAGGTACTGGAATCGGGAACATACCTGATTCCGCGTTTCCAGCGGCCATTCTCTTGGGAGAAAGAGCACGTCGAGGAGTTCTGGATTGATAGCACAGCCGAGGTCAAGAAGGACTACTTTATCGGGGCCTTCGTCTCATACAACCTTTCCAGTTCTTCCTATGGCCTGGTGGATGGCCAGCAGCGCCTAACTACTATCACCATTGCCTTGTGCGCTATTCGGGATAAGTTCATAGAACTCGGCCACGATGCCCTTGGTAAGGGAGTGCATCGCCTTATTGAAACTCGTGATCTTAACGACCAGACCCAGTTCGTCCTCAAGACAGAAACTTCGTACCCATTCCTGCAGGCCAAGATTCAGAGCTTGGACAAGGAGAGCTCATACATCGAAGCAGGCCAGGAAGAGAAGGCACTTAGTGTGGCTTATCAGACTATCGCCGGCTACATCAAGGAGGGGGTCGATAAAGCGATTGAAAATGTGCATCCATCCAAAGCCAAGGACGCTGGCAAGAAGTGGTTGGAGCAGGCTCGTAACAAGCTCCTAGCGCTCAAAGTTATTTCGATCACGCTGGACAACCAAGATGACGCGTACTTGATCTTCGAGACGCTGAATACCCGTGGCAAAGACCTGACGGCCGCAGACCTAGCGAAGAATCATTTCTTACGACTGCTGCCCGACAAGGGCAAAGCACTGGACAGGCCGAAGGATCATTGGAACGAAATTCAGTCTACGCTTGACGCGGCAGAACGCCCCATCGAGATCAAGACATTCCTGCATCACTACTGGCTCTCGAAGTATCCCTTCACTACGGAGAAGCGGCTTTTCAAAGCGATCAAGGATGAAGTCACTGCCTTGAATGTCAAAGATCTTCTCGACGAGTTGCGATCGGACGCAGTCTTGTACCGAGGCATAACAGAGCCAGGCAACTTGGCGCTCTGGAATAAGGCCACGCGAGACATAGAAGACTCCTTGCTATGTATCTCGGGCATTTTGAATATCCAGATCGCCAACCCTCTACTGCTGACGGTGCTTCGCCTCTACAAAGCAAAGCTCTTGAAGGATGGTCAGGTGCGTGAGCTATTCTCGTTGGTGGAGCGCTACCACTTCATTTTCACGACTATCAGTGCGCAGCCTTCATCTGGCGGCGTTAGCAAGATGTACGCGGCACACGCGCGTGATATAGCCAATGCGTCAGATGCCAATAGCAGGGGAATTTGCATAATGGACTTCAAGAGGAAGATAGTAAGCAAGGTACCTTCTAGAGAGGTCTTTATTTCGAAGTTCAAGCAACTCTCGTATCAGAACCAGCGCCAACGCGAGGTAATTCGCTACACCCTGTGGAGACTCGATCAGAAGAGAAATTCTGCGGTGGACATAGATCGCTCCTCAACGTCTATTGAACACCTAATGCCGCTGTCTGGCGGGTCGGGCAATGTGCACAACATTGGCAATCTGTTAGTTGTGCCAGTGAAGTTCAACGGCGAGGTCTTGGGGGACAAACCATTTGTCCAGAAGAAGGCCTTGCTTATCAAGCATGGCTATGCCTTAGAGCCAGAAATTGCGACGGCCATGGCCTGGACGAACGCGGAAATCGAGCAGCGTACCACCAGACTTGCCGAGTACGCATATGACACGGTCTGGGCAATCAAGTAA